In Pseudomonas sp. Leaf58, one DNA window encodes the following:
- a CDS encoding thiazole synthase has protein sequence MSNVRSDKPFTLAGRTFQSRLLVGTGKYRDMEETRLAIEASGAEIVTVAVRRTNIGQNPGEPNLLDVLPPDRYTILPNTAGCYDAVEAVRTCRLARELLDGHNLVKLEVLADQKTLFPNVIETLKAAEVLVKDGFDVMVYTSDDPIIARQLAEAGCIAVMPLAGLIGTGLGICNPYNLQIILEESKVPVLVDAGVGTASDATIAMEMGCEAVLMNSAIAHAQQPVLMAEAMKHAIVAGRLAYLAGRMPKKLYASASSPLDGLIK, from the coding sequence ATGAGCAATGTTCGTAGCGACAAGCCCTTCACCCTGGCCGGGCGCACGTTCCAGTCGCGCCTGCTGGTGGGTACCGGCAAGTACCGTGACATGGAAGAAACCCGCCTGGCCATCGAGGCCTCGGGTGCCGAAATCGTCACTGTTGCCGTGCGCCGTACCAATATCGGCCAGAACCCGGGCGAGCCGAACCTGCTCGACGTACTGCCGCCAGACCGCTACACCATCCTGCCGAACACGGCTGGCTGCTACGACGCGGTAGAAGCCGTGCGCACTTGCCGCCTGGCCCGCGAGCTGCTGGATGGCCATAACCTGGTCAAGCTGGAAGTGCTAGCCGACCAAAAAACCCTGTTCCCCAACGTGATTGAAACCCTCAAGGCCGCCGAAGTGCTGGTCAAGGACGGTTTCGACGTGATGGTCTACACCAGCGACGACCCGATTATCGCCCGTCAGCTGGCCGAAGCCGGCTGCATCGCGGTCATGCCTCTGGCGGGCCTGATTGGTACCGGCCTGGGTATCTGCAACCCCTACAACCTGCAGATCATCCTTGAGGAATCCAAAGTTCCGGTACTGGTCGACGCTGGCGTGGGTACTGCCTCCGACGCCACCATCGCCATGGAAATGGGTTGCGAAGCGGTGCTGATGAACTCCGCCATCGCCCACGCCCAGCAGCCGGTGCTGATGGCCGAGGCCATGAAGCATGCCATCGTCGCTGGCCGCTTGGCCTACCTGGCCGGTCGTATGCCGAAGAAACTCTATGCCAGCGCCTCTTCGCCGCTGGATGGTCTGATCAAGTAA
- the rpoH gene encoding RNA polymerase sigma factor RpoH, with product MTTSLQPAYALVPGANLEAYVHTVNSIPLLTVEQERDLGERLYYEQDVEAARQMVMAHLRFVVHIARSYAGYGLAQADLIQEGNVGLMKAVKRFNPEMGVRLVSFAVHWIKAEIHEFILRNWRIVKVATTKAQRKLFFNLRSQKKRLAWLNNDEVHRVAESLGVEPREVREMESRLSGQDMAFDPAAEADDDSAFQSPAHYLEDHRYDPAVQLEDADWSDNSTSNLHEALQGLDERSRDILYQRWLAEEKATLHELADKYSVSAERIRQLEKNAMNKVKALIAA from the coding sequence ATGACCACATCGTTGCAACCTGCCTATGCCCTGGTGCCCGGTGCAAACCTGGAAGCCTATGTGCACACGGTCAACAGCATCCCGCTGCTGACGGTCGAGCAGGAGCGTGATCTGGGCGAGCGTCTCTATTATGAGCAGGATGTCGAGGCCGCTCGCCAAATGGTGATGGCCCACCTGCGTTTCGTCGTACATATCGCCCGTAGCTATGCCGGCTACGGCTTGGCCCAGGCCGACCTGATCCAGGAAGGCAACGTCGGCCTGATGAAGGCCGTCAAGCGCTTCAACCCAGAAATGGGCGTGCGTCTGGTGTCGTTCGCTGTGCACTGGATCAAGGCAGAGATCCACGAGTTCATCCTGCGCAACTGGCGCATCGTCAAGGTGGCCACCACCAAGGCGCAGCGCAAGCTGTTCTTCAACCTGCGCAGCCAGAAGAAACGCCTGGCCTGGTTGAACAACGACGAAGTGCATCGCGTGGCGGAAAGCCTTGGCGTCGAACCGCGTGAAGTGCGTGAGATGGAAAGCCGCCTCAGCGGCCAGGACATGGCTTTCGACCCGGCAGCGGAAGCTGACGACGACAGCGCCTTCCAGTCGCCTGCGCATTACCTGGAAGACCACCGCTACGACCCAGCGGTGCAGTTGGAAGATGCCGACTGGAGCGACAACTCCACCAGCAACCTGCACGAAGCGCTGCAAGGGCTGGATGAGCGTAGCCGCGATATTCTGTACCAGCGTTGGTTGGCGGAAGAGAAGGCCACGCTGCATGAGCTGGCAGACAAGTACAGCGTTTCGGCGGAGCGTATTCGCCAGCTGGAGAAGAATGCGATGAACAAGGTCAAGGCGCTGATCGCTGCCTGA
- a CDS encoding homoserine O-acetyltransferase: MSTVFPEDSVGLVVPQTARFDEPLALACGRSLTSYELVYETYGTLNASASNAVLICHALSGHHHAAGYHAASDRKPGWWDSCIGPGKPIDTNRFFVVSLNNLGGCNGSTGPSSINPATGKPYGADFPVLTVEDWVHSQVRLAERLGIQQWAAVVGGSLGGMQALQWTISYPERVRHCVDIASAPKLSAQNIAFNEVARQAILTDPEFHGGSFQDQGVIPKRGLMLARMVGHITYLSDDSMGEKFGRELKSDKLNYDFHSVEFQVESYLRYQGEEFSGRFDANTYLLMTKALDYFDPAAAQGGDLAATLAHVKADYCIMSFTTDWRFSPARSREIVDALMAARKNVCYLEIDSPYGHDAFLIPTPRYMQGFSNYMNRIAI, encoded by the coding sequence ATGTCCACTGTCTTTCCCGAAGATTCCGTCGGTCTGGTAGTACCGCAAACCGCCCGGTTCGATGAACCGCTGGCCTTGGCCTGCGGCCGCTCCCTGACCAGTTACGAGCTGGTCTACGAGACCTATGGCACCCTGAATGCCAGCGCGAGCAATGCCGTGCTGATCTGCCATGCCCTGTCCGGCCACCACCATGCCGCTGGCTACCATGCCGCCAGCGACCGCAAGCCGGGTTGGTGGGACAGCTGCATCGGCCCTGGCAAGCCGATCGACACCAACCGCTTCTTCGTGGTCAGCCTGAACAACCTGGGTGGCTGCAATGGCAGCACCGGTCCCAGCAGCATCAACCCGGCCACCGGCAAGCCCTATGGTGCCGACTTCCCGGTGCTGACCGTGGAAGACTGGGTCCACAGCCAGGTGCGCCTGGCCGAGCGCCTGGGCATCCAGCAGTGGGCCGCCGTGGTCGGCGGCAGCCTGGGCGGCATGCAGGCGCTGCAATGGACCATCAGCTACCCAGAGCGCGTGCGCCATTGCGTCGACATCGCCTCGGCGCCCAAGCTGTCGGCACAGAACATCGCTTTCAACGAAGTAGCGCGTCAAGCCATCCTTACCGACCCCGAGTTCCATGGCGGCTCGTTCCAGGACCAAGGTGTGATCCCCAAACGCGGCCTGATGCTGGCGCGCATGGTCGGCCACATTACCTACCTGTCCGACGACTCGATGGGCGAAAAATTCGGCCGTGAGCTCAAGAGCGACAAGCTCAACTACGACTTCCACAGCGTCGAATTCCAAGTCGAGAGCTACCTGCGCTACCAGGGCGAGGAATTCTCCGGCCGTTTCGACGCCAACACCTACCTGCTGATGACCAAGGCGCTGGATTACTTCGACCCGGCCGCAGCCCAAGGCGGCGACCTGGCGGCCACCCTGGCCCACGTCAAGGCAGACTACTGCATCATGTCGTTCACCACCGACTGGCGCTTCTCCCCGGCCCGTTCGCGGGAGATCGTCGACGCCCTGATGGCCGCGCGCAAGAACGTCTGTTACCTGGAGATCGACTCGCCTTACGGGCACGATGCCTTCCTGATCCCCACACCTCGCTACATGCAGGGTTTCTCGAACTACATGAACCGCATTGCCATCTGA
- the mtgA gene encoding monofunctional biosynthetic peptidoglycan transglycosylase — MLPTLLRRLSRALLWFAAGSIVLVLVFRWVPPPGTALMVERKVQSWVNGEPIDLQRDWEPWENISDELKVAVIAGEDQKFASHWGFDIPAIQAALAFNERGGSIRGASTLTQQVAKNLFLWSGRSWLRKGLEAWFTALIELFWPKERILEVYLNSAEWGKGVFGAQAAARYHFGVDASRLSRQQAAQLAAVLPSPIRWSASRPSAYVASRAGWIRRQMSQLGGPSYLMQLDSSRKL; from the coding sequence ATGCTGCCAACCCTTCTCCGCCGCCTCTCCCGCGCCCTGCTCTGGTTCGCTGCCGGCAGCATCGTGCTGGTGCTGGTGTTCCGCTGGGTGCCACCACCCGGTACGGCGCTGATGGTCGAGCGCAAGGTGCAGTCCTGGGTAAATGGCGAACCTATCGACCTGCAGCGCGATTGGGAGCCGTGGGAAAACATTTCCGACGAGCTCAAGGTCGCGGTCATCGCCGGCGAGGACCAGAAGTTCGCCAGCCACTGGGGCTTCGACATCCCGGCCATCCAGGCGGCGCTGGCGTTCAACGAGCGCGGCGGCAGCATTCGCGGTGCCAGCACCCTGACCCAGCAGGTGGCCAAGAACCTGTTCTTGTGGTCTGGGCGCAGTTGGTTGCGCAAAGGGCTGGAGGCCTGGTTCACTGCGTTGATCGAGCTGTTCTGGCCCAAGGAACGGATTCTCGAGGTCTACCTGAACAGTGCCGAGTGGGGCAAGGGTGTGTTCGGTGCCCAGGCGGCGGCGCGCTATCACTTTGGTGTCGATGCCAGCCGGCTTAGCCGCCAGCAGGCCGCGCAGCTGGCGGCAGTGCTGCCGAGCCCGATCAGGTGGAGCGCCAGCCGGCCAAGTGCCTATGTAGCCAGTCGTGCCGGTTGGATTCGGCGGCAGATGAGCCAATTAGGCGGGCCCAGCTACCTGATGCAACTCGACTCATCTCGAAAGCTTTGA
- the metW gene encoding methionine biosynthesis protein MetW, whose product MRADLEIIHEWIPAGSRVLDLGCGSGELLASLRDRKQVTGYGLEIDADNIAACVAKGVNVIEQDLDKGLGNFASNSFDVVIMTQALQAVEYPDRILDEMLRVGRQCIITFPNFGHWRCRWYLATKGRMPVSDFMPYTWYNTPNIHFCTFADFEELVHERKAKVLDRLAVDHLHRNGWGGRLWPNLLGEIGIYRVSSPGLPEHQLAV is encoded by the coding sequence ATGAGAGCCGACCTGGAAATCATCCACGAGTGGATCCCTGCCGGCAGCCGGGTACTCGACCTGGGCTGCGGTAGCGGCGAACTGCTGGCCTCGCTACGTGACCGCAAGCAGGTCACCGGCTATGGCCTGGAGATCGACGCCGACAACATCGCCGCCTGCGTAGCCAAAGGCGTGAACGTCATCGAGCAGGACTTGGACAAAGGCCTGGGCAACTTCGCCAGCAATAGTTTCGATGTGGTGATCATGACTCAGGCCCTGCAGGCCGTGGAGTACCCCGACCGCATTCTCGACGAGATGCTGCGCGTGGGCCGCCAGTGCATCATCACCTTCCCCAACTTCGGTCATTGGCGCTGCCGCTGGTACCTGGCGACCAAGGGCCGCATGCCGGTGTCGGACTTCATGCCGTACACCTGGTACAACACGCCGAACATCCACTTCTGCACCTTTGCCGACTTTGAAGAGTTGGTGCACGAGCGCAAGGCCAAGGTGCTTGACCGCCTGGCGGTCGACCACCTACACCGTAACGGGTGGGGTGGCCGGCTTTGGCCTAATCTTCTAGGTGAGATCGGCATCTATCGCGTCAGCAGCCCGGGCCTGCCAGAGCATCAGCTCGCAGTCTGA
- a CDS encoding DUF4426 domain-containing protein — protein MRRLALFLISLCLALPVLAADAARPERKEVFGDVTVHYSAFTSSMLTPEVAAATGLVRSKNQGVLNIAVLKANKPTTALVSGTVKDLTGRSSPLSFKQITEQGAVYYIAQFKIDQPETVTFDLNIETGGVSNSLSFNQEVFPGDL, from the coding sequence ATGCGTCGCCTAGCCCTGTTCCTGATCAGCCTGTGCCTGGCCCTACCAGTACTGGCTGCCGATGCCGCCCGCCCCGAGCGCAAGGAAGTGTTTGGCGACGTGACGGTGCACTACAGCGCGTTCACTTCGAGCATGCTCACGCCCGAGGTGGCCGCAGCCACCGGCCTGGTGCGCAGCAAGAACCAGGGCGTGCTCAACATTGCCGTGCTCAAGGCCAACAAACCCACCACGGCGCTGGTCAGCGGCACGGTCAAGGACCTGACGGGGCGCAGCAGCCCGCTGTCGTTCAAGCAGATCACCGAACAGGGCGCGGTGTACTACATTGCCCAGTTCAAGATCGACCAGCCAGAGACCGTCACCTTCGACCTGAACATCGAAACCGGCGGCGTCAGCAACTCCCTCAGCTTCAATCAGGAAGTGTTCCCAGGCGACTTATGA
- the trmB gene encoding tRNA (guanosine(46)-N7)-methyltransferase TrmB, whose product MTDSQDTPISADGDQRPHRRIKSFVMRAGRMTEGQQRGLDQGGPLFVLPLADSPVDYDQVFGRSAPRTLEIGFGMGHSLLEMAAAAPEQDFIGVEVHRPGVGALLNGVLTQGLKNLRVYDCDAIEVLNRCVADNSLDRLMLFFPDPWHKARHHKRRIVQLEFAELVRRKLKPGGVFHMATDWEPYAEYMLEVMSAAPGYRNRAADGTYVPRPQERPITKFERRGERLGHGVWDLKFEKVD is encoded by the coding sequence ATGACTGACTCGCAAGATACGCCGATCTCCGCCGACGGCGACCAGCGCCCACACCGCCGCATCAAAAGCTTCGTGATGCGCGCCGGGCGCATGACCGAAGGCCAGCAACGCGGCCTGGACCAGGGCGGCCCGCTGTTTGTCCTGCCACTGGCTGATAGCCCGGTGGACTACGACCAAGTGTTCGGCCGTTCGGCGCCACGCACCCTGGAGATCGGCTTCGGCATGGGCCATTCCCTGCTGGAAATGGCCGCTGCCGCGCCTGAGCAGGACTTTATCGGCGTGGAAGTACACCGCCCGGGTGTTGGCGCGTTGCTCAACGGCGTACTGACCCAGGGGCTGAAGAACCTGCGGGTGTACGACTGCGATGCCATCGAAGTACTGAACCGCTGCGTCGCGGACAACAGCCTCGACCGCTTGATGCTGTTTTTCCCCGACCCGTGGCACAAGGCGCGTCACCACAAGCGCCGCATCGTCCAGCTGGAGTTCGCCGAGCTGGTGCGCCGCAAGCTCAAGCCCGGTGGCGTGTTCCATATGGCCACCGACTGGGAGCCGTATGCCGAGTACATGCTGGAAGTGATGAGCGCTGCCCCGGGCTATCGCAACCGTGCAGCTGACGGTACCTACGTGCCACGCCCGCAAGAGCGCCCGATCACCAAGTTCGAACGCCGCGGCGAGCGGCTTGGGCATGGCGTGTGGGACTTGAAGTTCGAGAAGGTGGATTGA
- the hemW gene encoding radical SAM family heme chaperone HemW — protein MIETLSAPGVVAFTSLPPLALYIHIPWCVRKCPYCDFNSHAAGPELPEDAYVAALLTDLDQELAAVQGRIISSIFFGGGTPSLFSAAALGRLLRGVEQRIAFAPDIEITLEANPGTFEQDKFKAYRQTGINRLSIGVQSFQPAKLQALGRIHNGDEAVRAAGMARAAGFDNFNMDLMHGLPDQSLDDALGDLRQAIDLGPTHLSWYQLTVEPNTVFWNQPPELPEDDILWDIQEAGQALMAEHGFRQYEVSAYAQAGRAAQHNLNYWRFGDFIGIGAGAHGKLTFADGRILRTWKTRLPKDYLNLAKPFKAGEKLLPVDELPFEFLMNALRLTDGVEAELFSQRTGLPLEQLREARRAAEQKGLLQVEPDRLVATPRGQLFLNDLLQYFLT, from the coding sequence ATGATCGAAACGTTGTCCGCTCCCGGTGTGGTGGCTTTTACCAGCCTGCCGCCGCTGGCGCTGTATATCCACATCCCGTGGTGCGTGCGCAAATGCCCCTACTGCGACTTCAACTCCCACGCTGCCGGGCCTGAACTGCCGGAAGACGCCTACGTCGCGGCCCTACTGACCGACCTCGACCAGGAACTGGCCGCCGTACAAGGCCGCATCATCAGCTCGATTTTCTTCGGCGGCGGCACGCCCAGCCTGTTCAGTGCCGCAGCCCTGGGCCGCCTGCTGCGCGGCGTGGAGCAACGCATAGCGTTCGCGCCAGACATCGAGATCACCCTGGAGGCCAACCCGGGTACGTTCGAGCAAGACAAGTTCAAGGCCTACCGGCAGACCGGTATCAACCGCCTGTCCATTGGTGTGCAAAGCTTCCAACCCGCCAAACTGCAGGCGCTGGGGCGCATCCATAATGGTGACGAAGCGGTCCGCGCCGCGGGCATGGCACGTGCCGCCGGTTTCGACAACTTCAACATGGACCTGATGCACGGCCTGCCCGACCAGTCGCTGGACGATGCACTTGGCGACCTGCGCCAGGCCATCGACCTGGGCCCCACCCACCTGTCGTGGTACCAGCTCACCGTGGAGCCGAACACGGTGTTCTGGAACCAGCCACCCGAGCTGCCTGAAGACGACATCCTCTGGGACATCCAGGAAGCTGGCCAGGCGCTGATGGCCGAACACGGCTTCCGCCAGTACGAGGTCTCGGCCTATGCCCAGGCAGGCCGCGCCGCACAGCACAACCTCAACTACTGGCGCTTTGGCGACTTCATCGGCATCGGCGCCGGTGCCCACGGCAAGCTGACCTTCGCCGACGGTCGCATCCTGCGCACCTGGAAGACCCGGCTGCCCAAGGACTACCTGAACCTGGCCAAGCCGTTCAAGGCCGGTGAAAAGCTGCTGCCGGTCGACGAACTGCCGTTCGAATTCTTGATGAACGCGCTGCGCCTGACCGATGGGGTGGAAGCCGAACTGTTCTCGCAGCGCACCGGTTTACCGCTGGAGCAGCTGCGTGAAGCACGCCGTGCGGCCGAACAAAAGGGCCTTTTGCAGGTCGAACCGGATCGACTGGTGGCCACGCCAAGGGGCCAGTTGTTCCTCAATGACCTGCTGCAGTACTTCTTGACCTAA
- a CDS encoding DUF423 domain-containing protein, with protein sequence MLRSFLMLAAFFGFTGVALGAFAAHGLKNRLTADYLAIFQTGVTYQLVHALALFGVAVLSAHLPGRLVGWAGGLFAVGIVLFSGSLYLLTLSGLGKLGIITPLGGLCFLAGWLCLGLAAWRLG encoded by the coding sequence ATGCTTCGCAGCTTCCTGATGCTTGCCGCCTTTTTCGGTTTTACCGGTGTCGCCTTGGGCGCCTTTGCCGCCCACGGCCTGAAAAACCGGCTGACGGCGGACTACCTGGCGATCTTCCAGACCGGTGTGACCTACCAATTGGTACATGCCCTGGCGCTCTTCGGCGTGGCCGTGCTTTCGGCGCACCTGCCTGGGCGCCTGGTTGGCTGGGCCGGCGGCCTGTTTGCCGTGGGCATCGTGTTGTTCTCCGGTAGCCTGTACCTGTTGACCCTCAGTGGCCTGGGCAAGCTCGGCATCATCACCCCACTTGGCGGGCTGTGCTTCCTCGCCGGCTGGTTGTGCCTGGGCCTGGCAGCCTGGCGGCTGGGCTGA
- a CDS encoding DUF3392 domain-containing protein encodes MDLVLDLLATVSRWSRSNLSEISLALIGCLLVLFGADVKAWAEQRLGGLAGALRVPFMALMVMIGSGAALIYATPWVVKGLSQFNNYALAPVLLVVLVIIGVVADRRG; translated from the coding sequence ATGGACCTGGTACTTGATCTGCTTGCGACGGTTTCCCGCTGGAGCCGCAGCAACCTGTCAGAGATTTCACTGGCCTTGATAGGCTGCCTGCTGGTGCTGTTCGGCGCCGATGTCAAAGCCTGGGCCGAGCAACGCCTGGGCGGCCTAGCAGGCGCACTGCGCGTGCCGTTCATGGCCTTGATGGTGATGATCGGCAGCGGGGCAGCGTTGATCTATGCCACGCCGTGGGTAGTGAAGGGATTGAGCCAATTCAACAACTACGCGCTGGCGCCAGTGTTGCTGGTGGTGCTGGTGATAATTGGCGTGGTGGCTGACCGCCGAGGGTGA
- the thiS gene encoding sulfur carrier protein ThiS, translating to MRIQLNGEPYEVPAGESVAALLTRLDLTGRRVAVELNLDIVPRSQHDSTLLNDGDQVEVVHAIGGG from the coding sequence ATGCGCATTCAACTGAACGGTGAGCCTTACGAAGTGCCTGCTGGCGAAAGTGTTGCAGCCCTGCTGACCCGCCTGGACCTGACCGGGCGCCGGGTAGCGGTGGAGCTCAACCTGGATATCGTGCCGCGTAGCCAGCACGACAGCACGCTGCTCAATGACGGCGACCAGGTCGAAGTGGTCCACGCCATTGGCGGCGGCTGA
- the rdgB gene encoding RdgB/HAM1 family non-canonical purine NTP pyrophosphatase, producing the protein MNFQQLVLASHNAGKLKELQAMLGASVQLRSIGEFSQVEPEETGLSFVENAILKARNAARISGLPALADDSGLAVDFLGGAPGIYSARYADGKGDAANNAKLLEALKDVPEAERGAQFVCVLALVRHADDPLPILCEGLWHGRILFAASGEHGFGYDPLFWVPERNCSSADLAPVDKNQLSHRARAMALLRQRLGLA; encoded by the coding sequence ATGAATTTTCAGCAACTCGTATTGGCCAGCCACAACGCTGGCAAACTCAAGGAACTCCAGGCCATGCTCGGAGCGTCGGTGCAGTTGCGCTCGATTGGCGAGTTCAGCCAGGTCGAGCCGGAAGAAACCGGCTTGTCGTTCGTCGAGAACGCCATCCTCAAGGCGCGTAACGCCGCACGCATTTCCGGCCTGCCGGCCTTGGCCGACGATTCGGGCCTGGCCGTTGATTTCCTCGGCGGCGCGCCGGGTATCTATTCGGCGCGCTATGCCGACGGCAAGGGTGATGCGGCGAACAACGCCAAGCTGCTCGAAGCCCTGAAAGACGTGCCTGAAGCCGAGCGCGGCGCGCAGTTCGTTTGCGTATTGGCGCTGGTGCGCCATGCCGACGACCCGTTGCCGATCCTGTGCGAAGGCCTGTGGCACGGGCGCATCCTGTTCGCGGCCAGCGGCGAACACGGCTTTGGCTACGACCCGTTGTTCTGGGTACCGGAGCGCAACTGCTCCAGCGCCGACCTGGCCCCTGTGGACAAGAACCAGCTCAGCCACCGCGCCCGCGCCATGGCCCTGCTGCGCCAACGTTTGGGCCTGGCATGA